In Anoplopoma fimbria isolate UVic2021 breed Golden Eagle Sablefish chromosome 12, Afim_UVic_2022, whole genome shotgun sequence, one DNA window encodes the following:
- the pigt gene encoding GPI transamidase component PIG-T, translated as MNHHPRRKMAAHRCSHSALLLILCSLWVFVIAGSQGTTLTGDHHGTTVDDSQTATQTAEQTAEQPAVEERRWEATQVEEATPDDEATDKQDTSAPETVVPSPVPQPKDDFQEELVIRPLHSGDIYASFQFRTLWETDFMRGNKVSHYRLFPKSLGQVISKFSVRELHISFTQGYWRTMQWGQPFLPSPPGAELWVWFQDSVTDVDGTWKELTNVLSGIFCASLNFIDSTNTVQPSASFKPLGIGNVTDHRFLRYATLPREIVCTENLTPWKKLLPCGSKAGLAVLLKSEKLFHSSFHSQAVHIRPVCQDWQCKTTSWELRQTLNVVFDLHTSTPGQGKREWSLFKMFSRTLTEACPLASSSKIYIDITDDPQGEQFEVSPATHLLSQAMVLGDRRTFSVYDLTQQITFGTVRSLNLLIRWKSSEGDMLRPLLHAERYVAGYGLQTGEIHTLMYNNHPYRSFPVLLLDSVPWYLRLYIHTLTVTSKGKDNKPSYIHYQPSKDRVRPHLLEMLVQLPPNSVTEVTVQFERALLKWTEYTPDPNHGFYVGSSVISSLVPSIVAMDTNSTREQPLFSSFFPCKEESSFFMRVYTEPLLVNLPTPDFSMPYNVICLTCTVVAVGYGSLYNLLTRSFQIEEPSAGLAKRLANIIRKMRGVPPL; from the exons ATGAATCACCACCCTAGGAGAAAGATGGCAGCCCACAGGTGCAGCCACTCGGCTCTGCTGCTTATTCTCTGTAGTTTGTGGGTGTTTGTTATTGCAGGCAGTCAAGGAACGACACTGACTGGCGATCATCATGGCACTACGGTTGATGATTCAcaaacagccacacaaacaGCGGAACAAACGGCCGAGCAGCCTGCGGTGGAGGAGAGGCGGTGGGAAGCAACTCAGGTTGAAGAGGCGACTCCGGACGATGAGGCAACCGACAAACAGGACACTTCTGCCCCCGAAACCGTGGTCCCCTCCCCGGTGCCGCAGCCGAAAGACGACTTTCAGGAGGAGCTGGTCATCAGGCCGCTTCACTCCGGAGATATTTATGCCAGCTTCCAGTTCCGCACCCTGTGGGAGACTGACTTCATGAGAGGAAACAAAG TGTCTCACTACCGGCTGTTTCCCAAGTCTCTGGGTCAGGTCATCTCCAAGTTCTCAGTGCGAGAGCTACACATCTCCTTCACGCAGGGCTACTGGAGGACCATGCAGTGGGGGCAGCCCTTTCTGCCGTCCCCTCCCGGGGCAGAACTCTGGGTCTGGTTCCAGGACTCTGTGACAGA TGTTGATGGCACATGGAAGGAGCTGACGAATGTTTTGTCTGGGATCTTCTGCGCTTCACTTAACTTTATTGACTCCACCAACACTGTTCAGCCCAGTGCGTCTTTCAAACCGCTGGGAATAGGCAACG TGACAGACCACCGCTTCCTTCGCTATGCCACCCTCCCACGAGAGATTGTTTGCACTGAGAATTTGACACCCTGGAAGAAACTTTTGCCATGTGGATCCAAG GCTGGTCTTGCTGTCCTGTTGAAGTCAGAGAAACTCTTCCACAGCAGTTTTCATTCCCAAGCAGTGCACATCAGACCTGTGTGTCAGGACTGGCAGTGCAAAACTACATCCTGGGAGCTGAGACAGACGCTTAATGTGGTCTTTGACCTGCACACTTCTACCCCTGGACAGGGAAAACGAG AGTGGTCTCTTTTCAAGATGTTCTCTCGGACCCTGACAGAAGCTTGTCCATTGGCCTCCTCCAGTAAAATCTACATCGACATCACAGACGACCCGCAG GGCGAACAGTTTGAGGTGAGCCCAGCCACTCACTTGCTGAGCCAGGCGATGGTGCTCGGGGACAGACGAACCTTCTCCGTCTACGATCTGACCCAACAAATCACCTTTGGCACTGTGCGCTCCCTCAACCTGCTGATCCGCTGGAAATCCAGTGAGG GAGACATGCTCCGTCCCCTGCTCCATGCTGAGCGTTACGTGGCTGGTTACGGGCTGCAGACAGGAGAGATCCACACGCTGATGTACAACAACCACCCCTACAGGTCTTTTCCTGTCCTGCTGCTGGACTCTGTGCCCTGGTACCTCCGTCTCTACATCCACACCCTCACTGTCACCAGCAAGGGAAAAGACAACAAGCCCA GCTACATCCACTACCAGCCGTCTAAGGACCGTGTGAGGCCCCACCTGCTGGAGATGCTGGTCCAGCTTCCTCCCAACTCGGTCACTGAGGTCACAGTGCAGTTTGAGAGGGCTCTGCTTAAGTGGACTGAATACACCCCTGATCCCAACCACGGCTTCTATGTCGG GTCTTCAGTAATCAGCTCTCTTGTACCAAGCATTGTCGCCATGGATACAAACAGCACTCGGGAACAGCCTCTTTTCAGCAGCTT TTTTCCCTGTAAAGAGGAGTCCAGCTTCTTTATGCGCGTCTACACAGAGCCTCTGCTGGTCAACCTGCCAACTCCAGACTTCAGCATGCCTTATAATGTCATCTGCCTGACCTGCACTGTGGTGGCTGTGGGCTACGGCTCCCTCTACAACCTGCTGACCCGGAGCTTCCAGATAGAAGAGCCCAGCGCGGGATTGGCCAAGCGGCTAGCCAACATCATTCGCAAGATGAGGGGCGTGCCGCCACTCTGA
- the phactr3a gene encoding phosphatase and actin regulator 3a — MDQQRVLRTGCLVTGVHTPPIRRNSKLATLGRIFKPWKWRKKKNEKLKQSSTDVALSSGLLCHEHNSPTQGCCSDGAVLLGGFGGSLNSNLTVSSVEYLGPEEELPPPVAAPLQDCERVEENVLTSEEDGSEEVHPVGDLPEGLKDVGEQMEERPEEEIPPGTSPPKVPPKHYPQLSPGDDSGPASLPANLPNSYLPKEPPPRATESMASITLPLRGPLGNTSGSPHIGNMMHPPMPPSCIMEELQRAFASKNRQEIVHEGFEQASTPRLWCSDGRLSRSCSSENQHSSPFGGGCVGGGGSDWPKKEAEENKENMRLDQCFSNSSGLPNDLEGWNDSVISGTLPRRLRKELLTVKLRNRPSKQELEDRNIFPARSDQERQEIRQQIEMKLAKRLSQRPNVEELESRNILKQRNDQTEQEERREIKQRLNRKLNQRPTVDELRDRKILIRFSDYVEVAKAQDYDRRADKPWTRLSAADKAAIRKELNEFKSTEMEVHASSKHLTRFHRP; from the exons ATGGACCAGCAGAGGGTGCTGAGGACCGGTTGCCTGGTGACGGGGGTCCACACTCCACCCATCCGACGTAACAGCAAGCTGGCCACGCTGGGGCGCATCTTCAAGCCCTGGAagtggaggaaaaagaaaaatgagaagcTAAAGCAGAGTTCCACAG ATGTAGCATTATCCAGCGGTCTTCTATGCCACGAACACAACTCCCCCACCCAGGGCTGCTGCTCAGACGGTGCAGTCCTGCTTGGAGGATTCGGGGGATCCTTGAACTCAAACCTCACAGTCAGCAGTGTGGAATACCTTGGTCCTGAGGAGGAGCTTCCCCCTCCAG TAGCTGCCCCTCTTCAGGACTGTGAACGGGTGGAGGAGAATGTACTAACATCGGAGGAAGATGGAAGTGAGGAGGTGCACCCTGTCGGGGATTTACCTGAGGGGCTAAAGGACGTGGGCGAGCAGATGGAAGAAAGACCAGAGGAAGAGATTCCTCCAGGAACATCACCTCCAAAAGTACCTCCAAAACATTATCCCCAGTTGAGTCCTGGAGATG ATTCAGGCCCTGCGTCGCTCCCTGCTAACCTGCCCAACTCCTACCTTCCCAAGGAGCCTCCACCCAGGGCAACAGAGAGCATGGCTTCAATAACCTTGCCGCTACGAGGGCCCTTAGGCAACACCTCAGGGTCCCCACATATAGGCAATATGATGCATCCTCCCATGCCCCCTAGCTGCATTATGGAGGAACTGCAGAGAGCCTTCGCTTCCAAGAACAGACAAGAGAT TGTCCATGAAGGGTTTGAGCAGGCCTCAACCCCAAGGCTGTGGTGTTCAGATGGGCGTCTCTCTCGCTCCTGCAGCTCTGAGAATCAGCACTCATCGCCTTTTGGGGGCGGCTGTGTGGGAGGTGGAGGCTCCGACTGGCCCAAGAAGGAGGCGGAGGAGAATAAGGAGAACATGCGGCTGGACCAGTGCTTCTCCAACAGCTCAGGCCTCCCCAACGACTTAGAGGGCTGGAACGACTCCGTCATCTCTG GTACACTTCCTCGCAGGCTAAGGAAGGAGTTGCTGACGGTCAAACTACGAAACAGGCCCAGCAAGCAGGAGTTGGAGGACAGAAATATCTTCCCAGCCAGAAGTGACCAGGAGCGCCAGGAAATTCGCCAGCAGATTGAGATGAAACTTGCCAA GAGGCTGAGCCAGAGACCGAatgtggaggagctggagagtcGGAACATACTGAAAC AGAGAAACGACCAGACAgagcaagaggagaggagggagatcaAACAGCGGCTAAACAGAAAG CTCAACCAGCGGCCCACAGTAGACGAACTACGAGACAGAAAGATTCTGATCCGCTTCAGTGACTATGTGGAGGTGGCCAAAGCTCAGGACTATGACAGGAGAGCAGACAAGCCCTGGACTCGGCTCTCGGCGGCAGACAAG GCTGCAATCCGAAAAGAGCTCAACGAATTCAAGAGCACCGAGATGGAAGTGCATGCCTCAAGCAAGCACCTTACGAG GTTCCACCGGCCATGA